TTAATGTCATACATAAACAGATAGATAGATGGCAGCTATTATCACAGCCAGAGCAAGATGGTCAGTAATATAGAGCttttcaaaaccaaatGGAACGACCACAGGCTCACCATATCTTACAATATAGAGCACTATAAAATGTATTAAGTGTTTACAGACACATCAGCGACCAGCAGCATGGTCGCCAGCGTGGCCAGGGAAAGGAAACCGGGGGGTTCCATCTGCATTAAGCGGTGGTGGGGGCATCTGGTGAAATTGCTGGCGAGGATCAAACCCTGGTGGTGGGGGCATACCTCCGAAAAAGGGGGGTAGACCATGTGGTGGTAGACCTTGCTGGTTTGGGTTGAAATTGGGCGGTAAATGCTGGGGCGGGACAAAGTCAGGTGGAAAGTTAGGCTTACCGTTCTGGTCAATGAACCATcctggaggtggtgggggATATTGATGAGGGAATACAGGTGGCATAGGAGGGGGGGCATTTTGAAGCCCAGGGGGAAGATGGCCAACTAGATGTGGTCCATTTCGTTGAATCTGTTGCTGATGTGCATTATAGGAAGTTTGCTGTCCTTCTGAGGGGGGGAGTTCTGTAGGTTTGGTAGAGACCTCATGTGATAAGGTTTGTTCGGTTGGCTCAGACAAATGCGTCTCGTGTGTTCGCAGGGGTTCAGAACTCTTCTCTACACCAGATACAGGATCACTTACAATTTGAGAAGGGGATGCTTCACTTGCTGGTGGAGCAGATGATTTGTTGAGTAAACtcataaaaaaaagatcgTTTTCCTTCTTAGGAGACGCCAATGAAGGAGTTAGGGATGACTCGGATCCATTGTTCAATGGATAAACTGATTGGGATTGTGGTTCTGGTTTCTCGTTCGAGTTGGAATTTTCCTCAGCCTGAGCGCTTCCTAGCATAGCCATGATGCGTTGAAAGCCTTGcttatcatcatctgatGCTGACTTAGGCAATGACACATTGGAGCCTGTCAAAGATGGAGGTGGAACCGGTGGCAAGTTACTTGAGCCAGGTGTACTGGCATCTGACATAGAAACAGTGCTAGGTGTCTGGGTGGAGTTCTGATCGGATACACTGCTCGATTCCGGTTCTGACCTAAAAAAACTCGAAAATCGTGAGGCATGCCCTGAAGGAATGGCTGTGGAGTTAGCACCTGTTGACGGAGTGCTTACAGAAGATAGATTAGGGCTATCCCACATTCCGAAGAGTCGATCGACCCCACTTCCCTTCGACGTATCCTCAACTAATCGTCTTCTCTCATTTCCACTTTgtgctgaagatgaattGCCTGGAAGGAAATCAGAGAGCTGTGGTTCAGCAACGTCGTACCCAGCTTTGCGCATTTCTTGAGCCTTCATCTTTGCTCTCCAGagttcaagttcttgaacAGAATGTCCTGCAtctcctccacctccttcTGGCATTGATAAACCACTGCTCTTATTAGAAGTACCCCgaccagcaccactgaAGGCTGTATCTCCTTTAGAGCCATCAGTGAACCATTCAGGGgcattgctgctgacacTATTGTTATTCTTTCGTTTATTGCCATTGGCATTCGGGTTATTATTACTAGACAGATTTGGGCCCCATGTGGTGTCTTCTCTTTGATGACGATTGTTGTTCCTGTTACTATTGCTTGAACCTTGGTTTAGCGACGTTGAAAACCCACCCATTTTGCCTGATCCGCCCATAGATGAATTGGCGAACGCATTCCGGGGTGCACCCAAACCGTCTTCTCTGTAATATCTATAATGTTAGTCTTAATATTTGACCTTGATCAGATTCGGTTCATAACTTAAACTGCAGTTAAACATCGAAAAACTTACGGTTGCTGGGTCGAACCATTACGTCCAGAGTTGTGGTAAGTGTTGATGGGCTTGGTCGTCTGCTTTGGTCTTGGtatttgttagtattaGGACAGTTAACAGGCAAAAAATGGCACGTCTTACATTTCGAACTTCAAGAGCCCATCGGGTACTTTGACTAGAGGCGATTTCGAAAGTTCTAGTAGACTTTCAATAGAATAGTGGTAGTATACAGCTGGCATTCGAGCTGTGCCATCATTAGTACCCTCCGTAGATTCTATCTCCTTAAAAGAGATGATTGATGGATCCATCATATGAAAATTAGTGATTATAATCTAGTTATCCAGCTCTGTTTTGTTGGTCAACGTATTCCAAGTAAAAGAAATTAATCGAAGTGTAAACAATCTGGACGCAGAGAAATATTAAACAGTTCTATTTGATAGGCAAGAgatttgatttcaaagtATGATAGACACTTCTTGTTTTCTGCCCAAATTCCACCAAAGATTGTTTACAGAATGTCTGTTGTGCTATCCAACAGATGAGATGTAATGCGTTCCCTGCTATGTAGTTCAAAGTTAGTAGCGAACAATCAGTCAGCCGCACGCAGAACATCGTCGCAACTGGCTTACCTCCAACTACTACACTTAGGACTCAGCAACGAGCCTGACAAAGGGTTGGTATAGTCCTCGAGAGAGTGAGCAACAAGACTAGAGAAGCCATATTTATGTACTATACAACGCTTCTCGGTCACAGTAgcttcaataaataaatagattaaCGTCTGAATACAATAATGCATAATCTGAACAGTACCTACCTACGAATTGGTGGGCTCTGAGGGTGACAGAGCATCCGTCCTCCTTTTTTTCATATTATTTCTAGCCTGTAGAATCAGGTCATTGAACTGGCTAGAATTACTTTGTGACCATGCCTGACTATCGAAGTTTTTGCCTTTTGTTTGAATCTTAACATTGCTCTGGTCTCCTTGAGTTCGCTCCATCGCGTCCAGTTGGCGCAAGATATCAGGTCGGCTGACAGGGCTTTTTGAATCGCAATTAGCATTCCATAAATTTAAAAAGTTGACATGTCGTCGCTCTAGCTCACTTCTGGAGCCCTTTTTCGATAATCCCAATCTGGAGAGTACATCCCTTAGCTTAGAGTCATTTAACGATGAGTAATGTAGAGTTGGAAGCTTTTTGAATTGGGCAGGAGAAGCTTGTTCGCCTCCAAATATCCCGCTAGATTTTGTAGCTCGATTCAACGTCGAGCCTGATCTGATTCCAGAAGACGATCTGGGACCAAGTCGAGACCGAAAACTTGAGGTACCTTTCTGCGAATTTAAGCACATGGCGATATGTGGCCCTTGTATTTCAGAGActttcattctcttttgGCAGATAGGACATTCTCCTAAAACTTCAGACTCTATCttggcagcttcttcagcgGAAACAAAATTTGGAATTTCTGGAGTTCTGCGTTTCCTAGATGATCTCCGTAGCTCATTATGCACTGTCTCTGATTCATCGGATTTAACTGTAGTTACTTCACAATCAGATGAACTATCATCTTGTTCGGCAGAATTAGTAATACCAAGAAGAGTAGCTTCACTGTTATGCATTTCGGCACTACTTTCTAGTCCGGACTGCTTATGTGAACTTGATCCCACAGGCCttggctcctgctttgaAAGGTTCATGAGTCTCTCACGAATATTAGCGTATTGctcagctgtttcttccaTTGCAGTGTTCTTTCTTACAGTAGAGATTTGTATTTCCTGTCTACATACTGGGCAAGACGGCCTACTATCTGAAGACAAATAGGTTCGAATGCAGTAGGAGCAGAATGTGTGATCGCACTGAGTGAGTACTGGTGCCTTGAAAAAATCTTTGCAAATATGACACCTTAACGTAGATTCGAACGTACTGAGGTAAGGTGCCCGGGTGGCCACCCAGTCTGAGCTGTCGCTAGTTTTGtccatttttattttttgactttAAGAACATATAAGCAGACGCCATCTTCGTGATATTTTCGTGTTCCGGATATGCAGAGTATAATTGAGGCGGATATAAGAATAATTGATTTCAATCTATCAACCTAGTCTAATGGTAAACAAAAGTATGTACTTTTATAGCTCTAGCACCAGGTAAAAACTGGGGGCCTACTAGTTACAGTCTGTAGCCTCTCCACAACAACCTTACGAGTAGCATGATGGCCAGTAATGAACGCATAACCTAGTTCGTCGTCTGCCCATCCTGCCTGTGTTGAGAGATGATCAGGTTCAGGTTCAGCGGGAGCTCTATGTATGGCAGGCTCAAAAGCAGGTCCAAGAAGAGGTGCAGtttcgtcatcgtcatcatcattgcAATCCACTCCGTCGACTGTAATGCCAGGCTTGGAACTTCGTGGGTCTACTGGTGGCTCTCCGAGGGCGTCACTATTAACCAGTTGCCTCCATATATCGCCTCCTCCCTTTTGTAGCTCTTTGAATCTAGCTTCTAGAGCCAAAGAACCTCCCCTCTTACGTCCTCGAGTTGTTGCTTGTGTCGGTGAGAAACTCGACAGGCGAGCTGAAATCGATTGTCTTGCTGGTGAGCGAGCCATGGCAGGTGTTAAGTCCAGTTTTGCAGGACGCTGGTTCTTGTTCGGATTATTTGAACTGGGTGCGTTTTCGATCATGCTCTCTTCATCCCTTGGCTGACGCGAAGAAGGTTCTTGCTCGTCATTATAATCTTCCCACATTGGCGTGTCCATGGCATTCTGAACTGTGGAAATAGAAACACTTACAGGCACTTCCATTTGATCATCCCACACCATACATCTTGTTCGTCTCGAAAGCTCTAGTGGGCCTTGGTCGTGATGTTTTAATGTCTCTACCAAGTTAAAAGCCTGACCTTTTAAAACAGCCAGTTGGCGCTTCCACATTCTTTCTCTGAAATCAGGGTCTCGATTAAACATTTCTCTTAACACTATAGTTGTTTCTTCCCACCACTGTGTGCTGCAGAGAATAGGTAGGAAATGCTCTTTCGTTTCCCTGGAAAATGGCTGTCCAATCATAGCAAGAGGCAAAAATAACCAACCAAAGGGATATGACCTCCATTCATCGGGATGCTTCCAGGGGAATGATAGTCCGGAATCAATAGCGCCAATTTTGAGTTCGGGTAAAAATTTGTATGGACCGTTGCTACTTTCACCTGGCGCTTCAATAAGTTTCCATTCAAGCTTAATCATCCAATTGTCGAGTCCTCGGTCTGTATTTCGCATTATATAATCGAGAATGACCAATTTTTCTAGTTCCAAGCGGAATTGCTGAAGAACTGCAGCCGACCACTTGAACGCTGTTTCTGGAGGAGTAGAGCCATCTTGGGAAAGGTAAATGCTCGCACTGCTACCTCCTGCTCTATCCAAATAGTTTGGCAATGGATGCTTTCTTAAAAATACATTCGCTTGTTCATAATCGTGCAAGAACAGTTGAAAACTTCCCACCTTTTCCGGTAAAGGCTTTGAAGCGTTCTTATAACGTCGACGGTCAAAATAAGGATAATaaaatgatggtgatgacaTAAACACCGTGTCTGTGAAGGGAACAATATATGTCTGTAGTTGTCTGTCCAGAACACTTGCGGCTGCTTCACAAATATAGCCATTATTAGGAATTAAAACGCTTCTTCCAAAGAAACAAGGAAACAGGTTTCTATGTAACCATTTGGTCCATTTTGGTGAAAGCTTGCCATATGGTTCTTCATCTTGTGGCTTGAAAACACCCACCACTTTGGCTTCTCTATCGTACATGAAATAACTACCGGAACTTCCCTGTGCTATTCTCCTTGGCTCGATTCCATGAGAAAAGGCATGGATAACGTCTTTAACAATGGACTGAAACTCATCTCTTCTCACCGG
The Sugiyamaella lignohabitans strain CBS 10342 chromosome A, complete sequence genome window above contains:
- the RAD18 gene encoding E3 ubiquitin-protein ligase RAD18 (E3 ubiquitin ligase; forms heterodimer with Rad6p to monoubiquitinate PCNA-K164; heterodimer binds single-stranded DNA and has single-stranded DNA dependent ATPase activity; required for postreplication repair; SUMO-targeted ubiquitin ligase (STUbl) that contains a SUMO-interacting motif (SIM) which stimulates its ubiquitin ligase activity towards the sumoylated form of PCNA; GO_component: GO:0097505 - Rad6-Rad18 complex [Evidence IDA] [PMID 9287349]; GO_component: GO:0000790 - nuclear chromatin [Evidence IDA] [PMID 10880451]; GO_component: GO:0005634 - nucleus [Evidence IEA,IEA,IEA]; GO_component: GO:0005634 - nucleus [Evidence IDA] [PMID 10880451]; GO_function: GO:0003677 - DNA binding [Evidence IEA]; GO_function: GO:0003684 - damaged DNA binding [Evidence IEA]; GO_function: GO:0016874 - ligase activity [Evidence IEA]; GO_function: GO:0046872 - metal ion binding [Evidence IEA,IEA]; GO_function: GO:0003676 - nucleic acid binding [Evidence IEA]; GO_function: GO:0003697 - single-stranded DNA binding [Evidence IDA] [PMID 7926769]; GO_function: GO:0003697 - single-stranded DNA binding [Evidence IDA] [PMID 9287349]; GO_function: GO:0043142 - single-stranded DNA-dependent ATPase activity [Evidence IDA] [PMID 9287349]; GO_function: GO:0008270 - zinc ion binding [Evidence IEA]; GO_process: GO:0006281 - DNA repair [Evidence IEA,IEA]; GO_process: GO:0006974 - cellular response to DNA damage stimulus [Evidence IEA]; GO_process: GO:0042275 - error-free postreplication DNA repair [Evidence IGI] [PMID 10924462]; GO_process: GO:0042275 - error-free postreplication DNA repair [Evidence IGI] [PMID 9576943]; GO_process: GO:0070987 - error-free translesion synthesis [Evidence IGI] [PMID 9409821]; GO_process: GO:0042276 - error-prone translesion synthesis [Evidence IGI] [PMID 11973297]; GO_process: GO:0042276 - error-prone translesion synthesis [Evidence IGI] [PMID 15687278]; GO_process: GO:0006513 - protein monoubiquitination [Evidence IMP] [PMID 12226657]; GO_process: GO:0016567 - protein ubiquitination [Evidence IEA]); amino-acid sequence: MEETAEQYANIRERLMNLSKQEPRPVGSSSHKQSGLESSAEMHNSEATLLGITNSAEQDDSSSDCEVTTVKSDESETVHNELRRSSRKRRTPEIPNFVSAEEAAKIESEVLGECPICQKRMKVSEIQGPHIAMCLNSQKGTSSFRSRLGPRSSSGIRSGSTLNRATKSSGIFGGEQASPAQFKKLPTLHYSSLNDSKLRDVLSRLGLSKKGSRSELERRHVNFLNLWNANCDSKSPVSRPDILRQLDAMERTQGDQSNVKIQTKGKNFDSQAWSQSNSSQFNDLILQARNNMKKRRTDALSPSEPTNS
- the LSB6 gene encoding 1-phosphatidylinositol 4-kinase LSB6 (Type II phosphatidylinositol 4-kinase; binds Las17p, a homolog of human Wiskott-Aldrich Syndrome protein involved in actin patch assembly and actin polymerization; GO_component: GO:0005737 - cytoplasm [Evidence IDA] [PMID 11914276]; GO_component: GO:0000329 - fungal-type vacuole membrane [Evidence IDA] [PMID 12361950]; GO_component: GO:0000329 - fungal-type vacuole membrane [Evidence IDA] [PMID 12523934]; GO_component: GO:0016020 - membrane [Evidence IEA]; GO_component: GO:0005886 - plasma membrane [Evidence IEA,IEA]; GO_component: GO:0005886 - plasma membrane [Evidence IDA] [PMID 12361950]; GO_component: GO:0005886 - plasma membrane [Evidence IDA] [PMID 12523934]; GO_component: GO:0005774 - vacuolar membrane [Evidence IEA]; GO_component: GO:0005773 - vacuole [Evidence IEA]; GO_function: GO:0004430 - 1-phosphatidylinositol 4-kinase activity [Evidence IEA]; GO_function: GO:0004430 - 1-phosphatidylinositol 4-kinase activity [Evidence IDA,IMP] [PMID 12361950]; GO_function: GO:0004430 - 1-phosphatidylinositol 4-kinase activity [Evidence IDA] [PMID 12523934]; GO_function: GO:0005524 - ATP binding [Evidence IEA]; GO_function: GO:0016301 - kinase activity [Evidence IEA]; GO_function: GO:0046872 - metal ion binding [Evidence IEA]; GO_function: GO:0000166 - nucleotide binding [Evidence IEA]; GO_function: GO:0016773 - phosphotransferase activity, alcohol group as acceptor [Evidence IEA]; GO_function: GO:0016740 - transferase activity [Evidence IEA]; GO_process: GO:0046854 - phosphatidylinositol phosphorylation [Evidence IDA,IMP] [PMID 12361950]; GO_process: GO:0046854 - phosphatidylinositol phosphorylation [Evidence IDA] [PMID 12523934]; GO_process: GO:0016310 - phosphorylation [Evidence IEA]) — protein: MSGPFPSATTGYDVLLKLDREEAENDIDTDGQLSSVVSDNRVIDAIPLPAQDLVQASDSAHQLRIDNDLLNKSEGTRFAQQDSQQPRSRNTNSLDAHFSGSSKPTTPTNNVPLKPSPLRHGSDAYVLDRQHQQRLELPSRVHNQLYGQSNRGREELHGDDPAANGNISNSSSRGVSPLSAELSPFSSPPQPIVSDESPLQRQRSSSVVSISTINDTLARWSRGMQSTYRNLRRGKKSSNVYSYEIYYSVYKLPNWSKSVSPPLTPYVVPVHGLLDSGPVRRDEFQSIVKDVIHAFSHGIEPRRIAQGSSGSYFMYDREAKVVGVFKPQDEEPYGKLSPKWTKWLHRNLFPCFFGRSVLIPNNGYICEAAASVLDRQLQTYIVPFTDTVFMSSPSFYYPYFDRRRYKNASKPLPEKVGSFQLFLHDYEQANVFLRKHPLPNYLDRAGGSSASIYLSQDGSTPPETAFKWSAAVLQQFRLELEKLVILDYIMRNTDRGLDNWMIKLEWKLIEAPGESSNGPYKFLPELKIGAIDSGLSFPWKHPDEWRSYPFGWLFLPLAMIGQPFSRETKEHFLPILCSTQWWEETTIVLREMFNRDPDFRERMWKRQLAVLKGQAFNLVETLKHHDQGPLELSRRTRCMVWDDQMEVPVSVSISTVQNAMDTPMWEDYNDEQEPSSRQPRDEESMIENAPSSNNPNKNQRPAKLDLTPAMARSPARQSISARLSSFSPTQATTRGRKRGGSLALEARFKELQKGGGDIWRQLVNSDALGEPPVDPRSSKPGITVDGVDCNDDDDDETAPLLGPAFEPAIHRAPAEPEPDHLSTQAGWADDELGYAFITGHHATRKVVVERLQTVTSRPPVFTWC